The following are encoded in a window of Roseimicrobium gellanilyticum genomic DNA:
- a CDS encoding ATP-dependent helicase — translation MSFSFALLNLQQRDAVQTIHGPVLILAGAGTGKTRVITMRIANMVDQGISPENIVSVTFTNKAASEMRERITEILGKEKAKKLTLGTFHAFCMRLLRQHAEALGYKNNFTIYSQGEQISLVKKILARLLVKEENYDPSMALSRISKAKNAGESLGDPMQTVDGALQQLYTDELRAMNAMDFDDLLLNGVKLLEDHPEVREAVQGKLRYVMVDEFQDTNTLQMRLLRALVPPPHNICVVGDDDQSIYGWRGADITNINEYESFFPDPKIIKLEENYRSTTPILHTANSLIRNNVGRRDKSLWSRNAGQDPVRLVVTEDEKEEAALIADEMTDAQTKGEKWDDMAVLFRTNEQSRVLEGEFRKRKIPYRIIGARSFFDRREVKDILAYLTVLANPDDDVSLQRILNTPTRGIGAATAELAREHSIKKRTSVFAALKDPEFLENISQRLQVVINGFVETMESFRGQAHQPLQPLQPLAEKFIAEIRYMEYLEKQAKTPEDFETWKNGVKMLMQSLTGYDERAKGEGLQGFLDETSLNDDREEKEDITKKTGVCLITLHASKGLEFPYVWLPGMEEGILPHKRSIDENRKDEERRLFYVGITRAMRKLTISHCRYRVKWGQKQTCMASSFLQELDRQYVEEFDHAAYMNEDLDKDDATDFMAAMRRQLMSEA, via the coding sequence ATGTCGTTTTCCTTCGCTCTTCTCAACCTCCAGCAACGTGATGCTGTCCAGACCATTCATGGTCCCGTCTTGATTCTCGCCGGGGCTGGCACCGGCAAAACGCGTGTGATTACCATGCGCATCGCCAACATGGTGGACCAGGGCATTTCGCCTGAGAACATCGTGTCCGTGACCTTCACGAACAAGGCCGCGAGTGAAATGCGAGAGCGCATCACCGAAATCCTCGGCAAGGAAAAGGCGAAGAAGCTGACGCTGGGCACATTCCATGCCTTCTGCATGCGCTTGCTCCGGCAGCACGCTGAAGCCCTGGGTTACAAGAACAATTTCACCATCTACAGCCAGGGTGAACAGATCAGCCTGGTGAAGAAGATTCTCGCGCGCCTGCTGGTGAAGGAGGAGAACTACGACCCCAGCATGGCGCTCAGCCGCATCAGCAAGGCGAAGAATGCCGGTGAGAGCCTGGGTGATCCCATGCAGACGGTGGATGGCGCCTTGCAGCAGCTCTATACCGACGAGTTGCGTGCGATGAACGCGATGGACTTCGATGACCTTCTGCTCAATGGCGTGAAGCTGCTGGAGGATCATCCGGAAGTGCGCGAGGCCGTGCAGGGCAAACTGCGCTACGTGATGGTGGATGAATTCCAGGACACCAACACGCTGCAGATGCGTCTCCTGCGTGCGCTGGTGCCGCCTCCCCACAACATCTGCGTGGTGGGTGATGATGACCAGAGTATCTACGGATGGCGTGGCGCGGATATCACCAACATCAACGAGTACGAGTCCTTCTTCCCTGATCCGAAGATCATCAAGCTGGAGGAGAACTACCGCAGTACCACGCCCATTCTGCACACGGCAAACAGCCTCATTCGCAACAACGTAGGGCGTCGCGACAAGTCCCTCTGGAGCCGCAATGCCGGCCAGGATCCCGTTCGTCTCGTGGTGACGGAAGATGAAAAGGAAGAAGCCGCGCTCATTGCTGATGAGATGACGGACGCGCAGACCAAGGGTGAGAAGTGGGATGACATGGCGGTGCTCTTCCGCACGAATGAGCAGAGCCGCGTGCTGGAAGGTGAATTCCGCAAACGCAAGATTCCCTACCGCATCATCGGTGCCCGCAGCTTCTTTGATCGTCGTGAGGTGAAGGATATTCTGGCCTACCTCACGGTGCTGGCGAATCCGGACGATGACGTGAGCTTGCAGCGCATTCTAAATACGCCCACGCGCGGCATCGGTGCTGCTACGGCGGAGTTGGCTCGCGAGCATTCCATCAAGAAGCGGACGAGTGTCTTCGCCGCGCTGAAGGATCCGGAGTTTTTGGAGAACATCTCGCAGCGCCTGCAGGTGGTGATCAATGGCTTCGTCGAGACCATGGAAAGCTTCCGCGGCCAGGCCCACCAACCGCTGCAACCGCTGCAACCGCTGGCGGAAAAGTTTATCGCGGAGATCCGGTACATGGAGTACCTGGAGAAGCAGGCAAAGACGCCGGAAGATTTTGAGACGTGGAAGAACGGTGTGAAGATGCTCATGCAGTCACTCACCGGCTATGACGAGCGCGCGAAGGGCGAAGGTCTGCAGGGGTTCCTCGATGAGACGAGCCTCAACGACGATCGTGAGGAGAAGGAGGACATCACCAAGAAAACGGGTGTGTGCTTGATCACCCTGCACGCCTCCAAGGGGCTGGAGTTCCCCTATGTGTGGCTCCCCGGCATGGAGGAGGGCATCCTTCCACACAAGCGGTCCATTGATGAGAATCGCAAGGACGAGGAGCGCCGCCTCTTCTACGTGGGCATCACCCGTGCCATGCGCAAGCTGACCATCAGCCACTGCCGTTACCGTGTGAAGTGGGGCCAGAAGCAGACCTGCATGGCCAGCAGCTTCCTTCAGGAACTGGATCGCCAGTACGTGGAGGAGTTCGACCACGCCGCTTACATGAATGAGGATCTGGACAAGGACGACGCCACCGATTTCATGGCTGCGATGCGTCGGCAATTGATGAGCGAGGCGTAG
- the purN gene encoding phosphoribosylglycinamide formyltransferase: MSQDSWITTAEAVRDFRDQLDAEGRKLVFTNGCFDLLHAGHVRYLRQARALGDGLVVALNSDASVRALKGEARPINHQEDRAEILMALQSVNGVVIFDDPRVTKLIEIIRPHVYAKGGDYTLETLDAGEREALIKAGSTICLLPLVPGRSTTNTIGRMRAGEDAPVPAPPKNTPPVAAAADDAPVPVSVPLPAAASVPAPELEPTAPEPAAAAVAVLQEPGKVVTQSIPLPLSEIRKTNTQSIPPVEPRKPATVTQGIPRVITTTIAPREETLSIQSRATGAVPLSPRVLPLRIGVLGSGQGTNFEAIQRAIDDGRLNAEIAVVISDVEGSRLLAKARESGLSRVFVDPGPNARVLPIEAQEEIYEQLKAHEVQVVVLTGFMRVIKDPLLSGYKDRIVNIHPSLLPKFKGKAAWVQALEEGEVETGCTVHLVNAEVDGGRVLAQAKVPIHIGDTADDVFYRIQAEEHLLLPEVLNNWRESGLPVG; encoded by the coding sequence ATGTCCCAAGATTCCTGGATCACCACCGCGGAAGCCGTCCGCGACTTTCGAGATCAGCTCGATGCGGAGGGAAGGAAACTGGTCTTCACCAACGGATGCTTCGATCTCCTGCATGCCGGTCATGTGCGCTACCTGAGGCAGGCTCGCGCATTGGGGGATGGCCTGGTGGTGGCGCTGAATTCTGACGCCTCGGTACGTGCGTTGAAGGGGGAGGCACGGCCGATCAACCACCAGGAAGATCGCGCGGAAATCCTCATGGCTCTCCAGAGCGTGAATGGCGTGGTGATCTTTGATGATCCCCGCGTGACGAAGCTCATCGAGATCATTCGCCCGCATGTGTATGCCAAGGGTGGAGACTATACCCTGGAGACGCTCGACGCCGGTGAGCGCGAAGCTCTCATCAAGGCAGGATCCACCATCTGCCTGCTGCCGCTTGTGCCGGGTAGATCCACCACGAACACCATCGGGCGCATGCGTGCCGGTGAGGATGCTCCTGTGCCTGCTCCTCCCAAAAACACACCGCCCGTGGCTGCCGCTGCGGATGATGCGCCTGTTCCCGTTTCAGTTCCGCTTCCAGCGGCTGCATCCGTTCCTGCCCCCGAGCTTGAGCCAACGGCTCCCGAGCCCGCGGCAGCCGCTGTCGCCGTTTTGCAGGAGCCCGGAAAGGTCGTCACACAGAGCATTCCGCTTCCACTTTCTGAAATCAGGAAGACGAATACCCAGAGCATTCCGCCGGTGGAGCCGCGCAAGCCTGCCACGGTGACGCAGGGCATTCCCAGAGTCATCACGACTACCATTGCACCTCGGGAGGAGACGCTCTCCATCCAATCCCGGGCGACGGGCGCGGTGCCTCTCTCGCCGAGAGTTTTGCCCCTCCGCATTGGCGTGTTGGGGAGTGGTCAGGGAACCAACTTCGAGGCCATCCAGCGTGCCATTGATGACGGCCGCCTGAATGCGGAAATCGCCGTGGTGATTTCGGATGTGGAGGGCTCACGTCTTCTCGCCAAGGCGCGTGAGTCAGGCCTGTCTCGTGTGTTTGTAGATCCCGGTCCGAATGCCAGGGTGCTTCCGATCGAGGCGCAGGAGGAAATCTACGAGCAGCTCAAGGCACACGAGGTGCAGGTGGTGGTCCTCACCGGCTTCATGCGGGTGATTAAAGATCCACTTCTCTCCGGGTACAAGGATCGCATCGTGAACATCCATCCTTCATTGCTTCCCAAGTTCAAAGGCAAGGCTGCCTGGGTGCAGGCGTTGGAAGAAGGGGAAGTGGAAACCGGCTGCACCGTGCATCTCGTAAATGCAGAAGTGGATGGTGGAAGAGTCCTGGCGCAGGCCAAGGTGCCGATCCACATCGGTGATACGGCGGACGATGTCTTCTACCGCATCCAGGCAGAAGAACATCTGCTGCTGCCGGAAGTGCTGAACAACTGGCGCGAGAGCGGGCTGCCGGTGGGTTGA
- a CDS encoding ABC transporter ATP-binding protein, whose protein sequence is MKVILRVFGYVRRYPGMAMAQLTCAILGTVLVLVFPNLAQRIVDGQVPREHIGTAILIGLGAFFAQDFLNAMRIQLNNTFEQLVIYDLRSEMYERLQRLPLRWFDNRPTGDIMTTVSEDIPAVERVLIDGIEQGVIAILQIAIVAVYMFNVNTTLAWATCAPVPFIAFGALAYTLTSKERARKVRKASSAMNSLLHDNVAGMRQIKAYAMEKEEHTRFNLASDALRRATLHIMRVWSVYRPTMNFMTNLGYILVVWVGATALYRGEISAGEILSFIILLRMFYEPIGQIHSLNQLFVGGRSAGERVFDILDAEEEKDNDTGRKLDSIEGHIVYDRVHFSYGSVPTVNEVSLEAQPGQTIALVGPTGAGKSTLINLLTRFYEYDSGCIYLDGVPVRDLNKAWLRANTGYVTQESFLFNGTVRENLLIGRREATDEELWTALENANARHFVEALPDGLGTKVGERGIKLSVGEKQRVSIARALLRNPRILLLDEATASVDTETERQIQQALDALMKNRTSFVIAHRLSTVRHADRIYVLEKGTVVEHGTHDELMAKNGLYAGLCRTSLMA, encoded by the coding sequence ATGAAGGTCATCCTCCGTGTCTTTGGCTACGTCCGCCGGTATCCCGGCATGGCGATGGCGCAGCTTACCTGCGCGATCCTGGGCACGGTGTTGGTGCTGGTGTTTCCGAATCTCGCGCAGCGCATCGTGGATGGCCAGGTGCCGCGCGAGCACATCGGCACGGCGATTCTGATCGGTCTGGGTGCGTTCTTCGCCCAGGACTTTCTGAACGCGATGCGCATCCAGCTCAACAACACCTTCGAGCAGCTCGTCATCTACGATCTGCGGAGTGAGATGTACGAGCGCCTGCAGCGCCTGCCACTGCGCTGGTTCGACAACCGGCCCACCGGCGACATCATGACGACGGTGAGTGAGGACATTCCCGCGGTGGAACGTGTGCTCATCGATGGCATTGAGCAGGGAGTCATCGCCATTCTGCAGATTGCCATCGTGGCGGTGTACATGTTCAACGTGAACACCACCCTTGCGTGGGCCACGTGCGCACCGGTGCCGTTCATCGCCTTCGGAGCACTCGCCTACACGCTGACCTCCAAAGAGCGGGCTCGCAAGGTGCGCAAAGCCAGCAGTGCCATGAACTCGCTGCTGCACGACAACGTGGCGGGCATGCGGCAGATCAAGGCCTATGCCATGGAGAAGGAGGAGCACACTCGCTTCAACCTGGCGAGTGATGCCCTGCGCCGGGCCACCCTCCACATCATGCGGGTGTGGTCCGTGTACCGGCCAACCATGAACTTCATGACGAACCTGGGCTACATCCTCGTGGTCTGGGTGGGTGCGACTGCGCTGTACCGTGGTGAAATCTCCGCCGGCGAGATCCTCTCCTTCATCATCCTGTTGCGGATGTTCTATGAACCTATCGGGCAAATCCACTCGCTGAACCAGCTCTTTGTGGGTGGACGAAGTGCGGGCGAGCGGGTGTTCGACATCCTGGATGCGGAGGAGGAAAAGGACAATGACACCGGCCGGAAGCTCGACAGCATTGAGGGCCACATCGTCTATGACCGGGTGCACTTCAGCTATGGGAGTGTGCCCACCGTGAATGAGGTGTCTCTGGAGGCGCAGCCGGGCCAGACCATTGCCTTGGTGGGTCCTACGGGCGCTGGGAAAAGCACGCTTATCAACCTGCTCACCCGTTTTTATGAGTACGACTCCGGCTGCATCTACCTGGACGGCGTGCCGGTGCGGGACCTGAACAAGGCCTGGCTCCGGGCAAACACCGGCTACGTCACGCAGGAGAGCTTCCTGTTTAACGGCACGGTGCGGGAGAATCTGCTCATTGGACGCCGTGAGGCCACTGACGAGGAACTCTGGACGGCGCTGGAGAACGCGAACGCCAGACACTTCGTGGAAGCCCTGCCGGACGGTCTGGGCACCAAGGTGGGTGAGCGCGGTATCAAGCTCAGTGTGGGGGAAAAACAACGCGTGTCCATTGCCCGCGCCCTGTTGCGGAATCCCAGGATTCTGCTGCTGGATGAGGCCACCGCCAGCGTGGATACCGAGACCGAACGGCAGATCCAGCAGGCGCTGGATGCCCTGATGAAGAACCGCACCAGCTTCGTGATTGCCCACCGTCTGAGCACGGTACGGCACGCCGACCGCATCTACGTACTGGAGAAGGGGACGGTCGTGGAGCACGGCACGCACGACGAACTCATGGCAAAAAACGGTTTGTATGCCGGCCTGTGCCGGACGAGTTTGATGGCCTAG
- a CDS encoding PfkB family carbohydrate kinase, translating to MSLLISGSIGIDNIKTPTASEDGLLGGSAAYAALAAGLFVKPVHLVGIVGADFPKAHLDMLTGKGIELGSVERSAGESFTWSGEYHADMNTRDTLKVGINVLEHWQPKLSAEAAGVKFAMLGNMSPDNQLQTLEQCKAVEFVAADTMDLWINIANDRLHDVMKKLDLLVINDGEAKQFTGTSNLIEAGRRLQQKGPKYVVVKRGEHGSFLFGNGPEEFFACSAYPLSSVFDPTGAGDSFLGGMIGWLASQSKSKPTFEELKVAVAHGSVVASFTCEAFSTQRLERVDGADVKKRLEELKAYTAFAA from the coding sequence ATGTCCCTACTCATTTCCGGCTCCATTGGCATCGACAACATCAAGACCCCCACCGCCTCTGAAGACGGCCTGCTGGGTGGCTCCGCCGCATATGCTGCGCTGGCGGCCGGCCTGTTTGTGAAGCCGGTGCACCTGGTGGGCATTGTGGGCGCGGACTTCCCGAAGGCTCACCTCGACATGCTGACCGGCAAGGGCATCGAGCTCGGCAGTGTGGAGCGCAGCGCCGGCGAGAGCTTCACCTGGAGCGGCGAGTACCATGCGGACATGAACACCCGCGACACCTTGAAGGTGGGCATCAACGTGCTGGAACACTGGCAGCCCAAGCTTTCCGCAGAGGCAGCCGGAGTGAAGTTTGCCATGCTGGGGAACATGAGCCCGGACAACCAGCTGCAGACGCTGGAGCAGTGCAAGGCAGTGGAGTTCGTCGCGGCAGACACGATGGACCTTTGGATCAACATCGCCAATGATCGCCTGCATGACGTGATGAAGAAGCTCGACCTCCTGGTTATCAACGACGGCGAGGCGAAGCAATTCACCGGCACCTCCAACTTGATCGAGGCCGGACGCCGCCTGCAGCAAAAGGGGCCCAAGTATGTGGTCGTGAAGCGTGGTGAGCACGGCAGCTTCCTCTTCGGCAATGGTCCGGAGGAGTTTTTCGCCTGCTCGGCCTATCCGTTGAGCAGCGTGTTTGATCCGACGGGCGCCGGCGACAGCTTCCTCGGCGGCATGATCGGCTGGCTCGCCTCGCAGAGCAAGAGCAAGCCCACCTTTGAGGAACTCAAGGTCGCCGTGGCCCACGGCAGCGTGGTGGCCAGCTTCACTTGTGAGGCCTTCAGCACCCAGCGCCTGGAGCGCGTGGATGGAGCCGACGTGAAAAAGAGACTCGAAGAATTGAAGGCCTATACCGCGTTCGCGGCGTAA
- a CDS encoding phage holin family protein, with the protein MGSNSSLSELLQSLDATTYFFVTSGLFISIVGLVFFILGLWFGGLLWRGYKRRYRVAEATIESLKNEAAQLKRRIAGQSPRTQGNASTLELSEPDLPPAEEPGETSAPPASRAFTIWTEPATPKVVCIAEVLSNTPAESPAPEDTGFTAPLLFPTPPERELDVPPLVFPPSQAFSLWTEEGWEPTPAPTAPQLFPPSSAFTLWTTDDFQPAHVRLAWPPSAAFTLWTCTDFVPPLTLPLPEPESEPAPAALSALPPSRDALIAATATAVRSVASYPRPAERRVIVTFPDERPASPRGQAFTLWTQSSGTPTPDGSGISQRSALTSLIRSRVEAPPHPPLPPLDMEPLPFVPAAETDA; encoded by the coding sequence ATGGGCTCCAACTCATCCCTTTCCGAACTGCTCCAAAGCCTGGACGCGACGACTTATTTCTTCGTCACCAGCGGTCTCTTCATCAGCATCGTGGGGCTGGTGTTCTTCATCCTGGGTCTCTGGTTCGGAGGCCTGCTGTGGCGGGGTTACAAGCGGCGCTATCGGGTTGCTGAAGCCACCATCGAGTCCCTGAAGAATGAGGCCGCACAGCTCAAGCGGCGCATCGCCGGGCAGTCGCCCCGCACTCAGGGCAACGCTTCTACGTTGGAGCTTTCAGAACCTGACCTACCACCTGCGGAGGAGCCGGGTGAGACCTCAGCGCCACCCGCCAGCCGCGCCTTCACCATCTGGACCGAGCCTGCCACTCCGAAGGTGGTGTGCATCGCCGAGGTCCTGTCCAATACTCCTGCGGAATCGCCCGCACCGGAAGACACCGGATTCACGGCCCCCTTGCTCTTCCCTACCCCTCCAGAACGGGAGCTCGATGTCCCGCCTCTCGTCTTTCCCCCGAGCCAGGCATTCTCGCTGTGGACAGAGGAGGGCTGGGAACCCACACCAGCTCCCACCGCGCCGCAGCTCTTTCCGCCCAGCTCTGCTTTTACCTTGTGGACCACGGACGATTTCCAGCCCGCGCATGTTCGTCTCGCTTGGCCGCCCAGTGCAGCCTTCACCCTGTGGACGTGCACCGACTTCGTCCCGCCCCTTACGCTTCCACTCCCTGAGCCGGAATCAGAACCGGCGCCGGCTGCCTTGTCTGCTTTGCCTCCCTCTCGCGATGCCCTGATCGCAGCCACGGCCACTGCAGTGCGCAGTGTGGCAAGCTACCCACGGCCGGCTGAGCGACGTGTCATCGTGACTTTCCCGGATGAACGCCCTGCCTCTCCACGCGGCCAGGCATTTACGCTCTGGACTCAATCCTCAGGGACCCCCACACCTGATGGCAGCGGCATTTCCCAACGGAGTGCCCTGACATCGCTGATTCGCAGCCGCGTGGAAGCTCCACCGCATCCTCCCCTGCCACCACTCGACATGGAGCCGCTTCCCTTCGTGCCCGCTGCCGAGACAGATGCGTGA
- the thiE gene encoding thiamine phosphate synthase: MRRIEDCHLYGIVDLGYVEPRKVPEMTHALVEGGVDVLQLRAKKLIAGEVERLAREMLPITRLAGVPLVINDHPAVAASVGSEGIHVGQDDLSVAETRALVGSACFVGKSTHSVAQARAAMDEGADYIGFGPLYATGTKPDYVPIGLENIKEVYSFATCPAFCIGGVNWERLPEILAAGAQRVVVVSAFLCAPDVRAAVRQVKQALEASRTVGG, encoded by the coding sequence ATGCGTCGCATCGAGGACTGTCACCTGTATGGCATCGTGGATCTGGGGTATGTCGAGCCCCGAAAGGTGCCGGAAATGACCCATGCCCTCGTCGAGGGGGGGGTGGACGTGCTGCAGCTTCGCGCCAAGAAGCTCATTGCCGGAGAGGTGGAGCGCCTTGCGCGGGAAATGCTGCCCATCACCCGCCTGGCAGGCGTGCCGCTGGTGATCAACGATCACCCGGCTGTGGCCGCCAGCGTGGGCAGCGAAGGCATTCATGTGGGACAGGATGATCTCAGCGTGGCGGAGACTCGTGCGTTGGTGGGGTCGGCTTGCTTTGTGGGGAAGTCCACGCATAGCGTGGCGCAGGCCCGCGCTGCGATGGACGAGGGCGCTGACTACATCGGCTTCGGACCGCTCTATGCCACTGGCACGAAGCCCGACTACGTGCCCATTGGCCTGGAGAACATCAAGGAAGTGTACTCCTTTGCCACCTGCCCGGCGTTTTGCATCGGTGGCGTGAATTGGGAGCGTCTTCCGGAGATACTCGCCGCAGGAGCGCAACGCGTGGTGGTGGTGTCCGCGTTCCTTTGCGCTCCCGATGTGCGCGCCGCGGTGCGTCAGGTGAAGCAGGCTCTGGAGGCCAGTCGAACGGTGGGTGGGTAG
- a CDS encoding nucleotidyltransferase family protein has product MSTKPTLLILAAGMGSRYGGLKQLDPMGPNGETVLDYSVFDAVRAGFGKVVFVIRRDFEEEFKTKVGSRFDKRVPVEYAFQSITDLPEGFSVPEGRVKPWGTTHAVLAAEAQVKEPFAMINADDFYGRDAFAKLAANLPTLHPVDGRKRYSLVGFQLKNTLSEHGSVARGVCTSHEGKLTSVTEMTKIVKTPSGARNEEDPDNHIELTGHELVSMNFWGFTPDVFPQLREAFVNFLKKDGTSQKSECYVPKEVDLFIKQGTAEVEVLQTSSSWFGVTYPEDKEIVVASIKKLTDAGEYPAPLWG; this is encoded by the coding sequence ATGTCCACGAAACCCACCCTCCTCATCCTCGCTGCCGGCATGGGCAGTCGCTATGGCGGTCTCAAGCAGCTCGACCCCATGGGTCCCAACGGCGAAACCGTGCTGGACTATTCCGTGTTCGACGCCGTGCGCGCGGGCTTCGGCAAGGTGGTCTTCGTCATCCGCCGCGATTTTGAAGAGGAGTTCAAGACGAAGGTTGGCAGCCGCTTCGACAAGCGCGTGCCGGTGGAGTACGCCTTCCAGTCCATCACGGACCTACCGGAAGGATTCAGCGTCCCTGAGGGCCGCGTGAAACCCTGGGGCACCACGCATGCCGTGCTCGCCGCCGAAGCGCAGGTGAAGGAACCCTTCGCCATGATCAATGCGGACGACTTCTATGGTCGTGACGCCTTTGCCAAGCTCGCCGCAAACCTGCCCACGCTTCATCCCGTGGATGGACGCAAGCGCTACTCGCTCGTTGGCTTCCAACTCAAGAATACCCTCTCCGAGCACGGCAGCGTGGCCCGCGGCGTGTGCACCAGCCACGAAGGCAAACTCACCTCCGTGACGGAGATGACCAAGATCGTGAAGACTCCCTCCGGCGCCCGCAACGAGGAAGACCCGGACAACCACATCGAACTCACCGGGCACGAACTCGTGAGCATGAACTTCTGGGGCTTCACCCCGGATGTCTTCCCGCAGCTTCGCGAGGCGTTTGTAAACTTCCTCAAGAAGGATGGCACCAGCCAGAAGTCCGAGTGCTACGTGCCCAAGGAAGTGGACCTCTTCATCAAGCAGGGCACCGCGGAAGTGGAAGTGCTGCAGACCTCCAGCTCCTGGTTCGGCGTGACCTATCCCGAGGACAAGGAAATCGTCGTCGCCAGCATCAAGAAACTCACGGACGCCGGAGAATACCCTGCGCCTCTGTGGGGTTAA
- the tsaB gene encoding tRNA (adenosine(37)-N6)-threonylcarbamoyltransferase complex dimerization subunit type 1 TsaB — translation MPDCVLAIETSTPRGSVAVVKGDATVVYEHSFSSERSHNSQLFEPLREALEKCGDDLRAIVVGTGPASYTGVRIGIAAAQGVAMSRGVPLIGLPSVLAPEVDGGVGDRFVVCGDARRGKYFVAEVRGDELVGEVVTMDADAFREKHAARGMDTPWYTYDGKVPLGLEDVMCVMPSAIGLAEIAAGMVEDEIAELAKRALEPVYLAEAYVTQPKRK, via the coding sequence ATGCCTGACTGTGTTCTTGCCATCGAAACCTCCACCCCTCGCGGCAGCGTGGCGGTGGTGAAAGGTGACGCGACTGTGGTGTACGAGCACAGCTTCTCGTCCGAACGTTCGCACAACTCGCAGCTCTTTGAGCCCTTGCGGGAAGCACTGGAGAAGTGCGGAGACGACTTGCGCGCGATTGTCGTGGGGACTGGTCCGGCGTCTTATACCGGTGTGCGCATCGGCATTGCTGCGGCGCAAGGTGTGGCCATGTCTCGTGGCGTTCCGTTGATTGGGTTGCCTTCGGTGCTGGCACCGGAGGTGGATGGTGGGGTGGGTGACAGGTTTGTCGTGTGTGGCGATGCGCGGCGTGGGAAGTATTTCGTGGCGGAGGTGCGTGGTGATGAACTGGTGGGCGAAGTGGTCACCATGGATGCAGATGCTTTCCGCGAGAAGCATGCGGCACGAGGAATGGATACACCCTGGTACACCTATGATGGCAAGGTGCCGCTTGGGCTGGAGGATGTGATGTGTGTCATGCCCTCGGCGATTGGACTCGCGGAGATTGCTGCGGGGATGGTGGAGGATGAGATTGCCGAACTGGCGAAACGGGCGCTGGAGCCTGTCTATCTTGCGGAGGCGTATGTGACGCAGCCGAAAAGAAAGTAG
- the tsaE gene encoding tRNA (adenosine(37)-N6)-threonylcarbamoyltransferase complex ATPase subunit type 1 TsaE translates to MTARLAQVEDTVAWGRELASTLKSGEIVALVGNLGAGKTHATKGIVAGLGSDAEVSSPTFTLVHEYEGGRLPAFHFDFYRLDAAQEVLNIAWDDYLDGGGVVIVEWADRFPELIPDGARWFHFEILPDGARQVVER, encoded by the coding sequence ATGACAGCGCGGCTCGCACAGGTGGAAGACACGGTGGCTTGGGGGCGAGAACTGGCATCGACCTTGAAATCCGGGGAAATCGTTGCGCTCGTGGGCAACCTCGGTGCCGGCAAGACGCATGCCACCAAGGGCATCGTGGCCGGGCTTGGGAGCGATGCGGAGGTGAGCAGCCCCACGTTTACCCTGGTGCATGAATACGAAGGCGGCAGGCTTCCGGCATTCCACTTCGATTTCTACAGGCTCGATGCCGCGCAGGAAGTGCTGAACATCGCGTGGGATGACTATCTGGATGGTGGTGGCGTGGTCATCGTGGAATGGGCCGACCGCTTTCCGGAACTGATCCCTGATGGGGCCCGGTGGTTTCATTTTGAAATCCTGCCTGACGGCGCGCGGCAGGTGGTGGAAAGGTGA